One genomic window of Ottowia oryzae includes the following:
- a CDS encoding DUF748 domain-containing protein, producing MKLGASEPRDSTHPADAAAPSSQGLRQKLAARMPANRWARRAVWTAAGVLGLWAVTWAAVPPLLKWQAQKIASAQLGRAVTIGQVDFRPWSLELTLRDVAVAGANGAAPQLQVQRAYVDVALQSLFRLAPVIDAIQVDAPIVRLKHLGNGHYDVDDILAKFAARPPAADAGEPARFALYNIQVQGGQVDFDDQTVGRQHHVRDLQLSVPFISNLPSQRQVQVQPKLAFVANGTPFDSSAHALPFSDSRQTDAAFRFTKLDLAPYLGYLPAGLPIRLEAATLDADLRVGFEQTPKPSLRVQGGLEVSGLKAKDGQGADALAFDGLKVQLADVRPLEGKLHLSSVELTNPHVAVRRDKQGRINLLVAESAQGASKNIAAGAGGEGAGGTNGTSSTAVAAAASAASAPAAVVPPASASAARASGASGATSAAPRSSGKSATPVWQVQVDSVTVRGGSVDVTDETTLTELAPAATVRLNEVALNAQRVAWPMAQPVAFNGSAAFVGTEGLTQALPQAAAAGKTAGEKATVAKATGAKAAGKSGGQADSAAGTKSGAQASPASASASSASSAAATTKAATAPSGAPVHVSALGAVPSLEFQGTASLQGAEVNARVAALPLALAAPYLAPHLVPRLSGNLDAHVGLQWAPPKAQDLPAEIKVAADRLVLSHLLLADDAAAAAKNTAAAPARAGRAARPRAPGQLASVGELALDQVLVDLRSRAVTVGKVALQAPQIDVARDADQHLMFERWLRQPSGPATASATAPKPAPSKAPHSDFPWKVQVAELTVDDGNIGWLDQATISPVRAELSQLHLSAKQIDLNAAKPMQVALVTRVGAGRTEPGRLSWRGQIGLQPAVSAQGEVDAVRLPLHALDPYFGDALNIDILRADTSFKGNVSFTQTAQGPRARVSGDALVEELRTYSVPGTAASGDTEPTAAAGTPPSTTHRNLGGSTTTTATAPARPSPATPATTATTAASAASTAKAKARNGATTNATSAASSAKTNAGNANHPSASHAPLAPMSASATGRAGGLGEEFASWKQLRLGGVDVQLEPGKPTQVDVKDTQLTDFYARLILHPNGRLNLQDVVKSKDGAAASAPAGAASAASAAASAPAAASGAGQPAAGEGSGSAITKVAASAGAASAAAPSAQAADPNAAVIRFGPVKLANGKVFFSDRFIRPNYSADLTELNGSLSAFSSVPPGGAPQMADLELTGRAEGTAGLDIRGKLNPLAKPLALDIKAKVTDLELPPLSPYSVKYAGHGIERGKLSMDVAYVVQPDGRLTATNKLVLNQLEFGEAVAGAPASLPVQLATTLLADSKGVIDLDLPISGSLNDPQFSIGPIIVKAIVNIIGKAITAPFTLLARALGGGPGDDMSYVAFAPGSSELNAKSREQLDKIAKALTDRPALKLTVVGTSSLAAEREGYQRERLKALVAAEKRANQGAAPAAPAQGASESVAAKPSLPASAATAASAPTSAASAASAPASPNAVSDAEYPQLLRRLYRRADLPGKPRNAIGLQKDIPVAEMEARLMAQIDVTEDAMRQLATQRGVAVKDYLAARKLPADRLFLGAARSGAQPARGAASAASAPEAAASSAPGADGEGAGPWSPRAELNLSAR from the coding sequence ATGAAATTAGGCGCCAGCGAACCACGCGATTCCACCCACCCGGCCGATGCTGCCGCCCCGTCGAGCCAGGGTTTGCGCCAAAAACTGGCCGCGCGTATGCCCGCCAACCGCTGGGCGCGCCGCGCTGTCTGGACGGCCGCTGGCGTGCTGGGGCTTTGGGCCGTCACCTGGGCGGCCGTGCCGCCGCTGCTGAAGTGGCAGGCGCAAAAGATCGCCAGCGCGCAGCTGGGCCGCGCCGTGACCATCGGGCAGGTGGATTTCAGGCCCTGGTCGCTGGAGCTGACGCTGCGCGACGTCGCCGTGGCGGGCGCCAACGGCGCGGCCCCGCAGCTGCAGGTGCAGCGCGCGTATGTCGATGTGGCGCTTCAGTCGCTGTTCCGGCTGGCGCCGGTGATCGACGCGATCCAGGTGGATGCGCCCATCGTGCGCCTCAAGCACCTGGGCAACGGGCACTACGACGTGGACGACATCCTGGCGAAGTTCGCCGCTCGCCCGCCAGCTGCCGATGCCGGCGAGCCCGCGCGCTTTGCGCTGTACAACATCCAGGTGCAGGGCGGGCAGGTTGATTTCGACGACCAGACCGTGGGCCGCCAGCACCACGTGCGCGATTTGCAGCTGAGCGTGCCTTTCATCAGCAACCTGCCGTCGCAGCGCCAGGTGCAGGTGCAGCCCAAGCTGGCCTTCGTGGCCAACGGCACGCCCTTTGATTCCAGCGCCCATGCGCTGCCTTTTAGCGATTCACGGCAGACCGATGCGGCGTTCCGCTTCACCAAGCTGGATCTGGCGCCCTACCTGGGCTACCTGCCCGCCGGGCTGCCCATCCGCCTGGAAGCCGCCACGCTGGACGCCGACCTGCGCGTGGGCTTTGAGCAAACGCCCAAGCCCAGCCTGCGCGTGCAGGGCGGGCTGGAGGTCAGCGGCCTGAAGGCCAAGGACGGGCAGGGCGCCGACGCGCTGGCTTTTGACGGCCTGAAAGTGCAACTGGCCGACGTGCGCCCGCTGGAAGGCAAGCTGCACCTGAGCAGTGTCGAGCTCACCAACCCCCACGTCGCTGTGCGGCGCGACAAGCAGGGGCGCATCAACCTGCTGGTGGCAGAGTCGGCGCAGGGTGCTTCTAAAAACATAGCTGCTGGCGCTGGTGGGGAGGGCGCTGGAGGCACAAATGGCACCTCGTCGACAGCGGTGGCAGCGGCTGCATCCGCCGCCAGCGCACCGGCCGCGGTCGTGCCACCGGCGTCTGCTTCGGCGGCGCGGGCTTCGGGTGCATCGGGCGCCACCAGTGCGGCCCCGCGCTCATCCGGCAAGAGCGCCACGCCCGTGTGGCAGGTGCAGGTCGATTCGGTCACGGTGCGCGGCGGCTCGGTCGATGTGACGGACGAGACCACGCTGACCGAGCTGGCGCCCGCTGCCACCGTGCGTCTGAATGAAGTGGCACTCAACGCGCAGCGCGTGGCCTGGCCGATGGCGCAGCCGGTGGCCTTCAACGGCTCGGCCGCGTTCGTCGGCACGGAGGGCTTGACCCAGGCGCTGCCTCAGGCCGCTGCGGCGGGCAAGACGGCCGGTGAGAAGGCGACTGTTGCCAAGGCGACGGGTGCGAAGGCGGCCGGCAAGTCTGGCGGCCAGGCCGATTCGGCGGCGGGCACCAAGTCTGGCGCGCAGGCCAGCCCCGCATCTGCCAGCGCTTCAAGCGCATCAAGTGCCGCCGCAACGACGAAAGCGGCCACGGCACCGTCCGGCGCACCCGTGCACGTCTCGGCTTTGGGTGCCGTGCCGTCGCTGGAATTTCAGGGGACGGCCAGCCTGCAGGGCGCTGAAGTGAACGCGCGGGTGGCGGCGCTGCCGCTGGCGCTGGCCGCGCCGTACCTGGCGCCGCACCTGGTGCCGCGCCTGTCCGGCAACCTGGACGCGCACGTTGGCCTGCAATGGGCGCCGCCCAAGGCGCAGGATTTGCCGGCCGAGATCAAGGTGGCGGCGGATCGGCTGGTGCTCAGCCACCTGCTGCTGGCCGACGACGCGGCCGCCGCTGCCAAGAACACCGCCGCCGCACCGGCCCGCGCGGGCCGCGCTGCCCGCCCACGCGCCCCTGGTCAGCTGGCCAGCGTGGGCGAGCTGGCGCTGGACCAGGTGCTGGTGGATTTGCGCAGCCGTGCCGTCACCGTGGGCAAGGTCGCGCTGCAAGCGCCGCAGATCGACGTGGCACGCGACGCCGACCAGCATCTGATGTTCGAGCGCTGGCTGCGCCAGCCATCCGGGCCCGCCACCGCCAGCGCCACGGCGCCCAAGCCAGCGCCCAGCAAGGCCCCGCACAGCGACTTTCCCTGGAAAGTGCAGGTGGCCGAGCTGACGGTGGACGACGGCAACATCGGCTGGCTGGATCAGGCCACCATTTCGCCCGTGCGCGCCGAGCTGAGCCAGTTGCACCTGAGCGCCAAGCAGATCGACCTGAACGCCGCCAAGCCGATGCAGGTGGCGCTGGTCACGCGCGTGGGCGCGGGCCGCACGGAGCCGGGGCGCCTGTCCTGGCGCGGGCAGATTGGCCTGCAGCCCGCCGTCAGCGCCCAGGGCGAGGTGGACGCCGTGCGCCTGCCGCTGCACGCGCTCGACCCGTACTTTGGCGACGCGTTGAACATCGACATCCTGCGTGCCGACACCAGCTTCAAGGGCAACGTCAGCTTCACGCAGACGGCGCAAGGCCCGCGCGCCCGCGTGTCGGGCGATGCGCTGGTCGAAGAGCTGCGCACCTACAGCGTGCCCGGCACCGCCGCCAGCGGCGACACCGAGCCCACGGCCGCAGCGGGCACGCCGCCATCCACCACCCACCGCAACCTGGGCGGCAGCACCACCACGACGGCCACGGCGCCTGCGCGGCCGTCGCCTGCTACGCCAGCCACGACTGCCACGACAGCGGCTAGCGCCGCGTCTACCGCCAAGGCCAAGGCCCGCAACGGCGCCACCACCAACGCAACCAGCGCGGCCAGCAGCGCGAAGACCAACGCAGGCAACGCGAATCACCCCAGCGCGTCGCACGCACCGCTGGCGCCCATGTCGGCCAGCGCCACCGGCCGCGCGGGCGGCCTGGGCGAGGAATTCGCCAGCTGGAAGCAGCTGCGCCTGGGGGGCGTCGATGTGCAGCTGGAGCCCGGCAAGCCCACGCAGGTGGATGTCAAAGACACGCAGCTGACCGACTTCTACGCCCGGCTGATCCTGCACCCCAACGGCCGCCTGAACCTGCAGGACGTGGTGAAGTCTAAAGACGGCGCCGCCGCCAGCGCACCGGCCGGTGCGGCGTCGGCTGCCTCTGCTGCTGCGTCTGCGCCGGCTGCGGCCAGCGGAGCAGGGCAACCCGCCGCGGGTGAAGGCAGTGGAAGCGCTATCACAAAGGTAGCTGCCAGCGCTGGTGCCGCAAGCGCCGCAGCCCCATCGGCGCAGGCAGCAGACCCGAACGCCGCGGTCATCCGCTTTGGCCCCGTCAAGCTGGCCAACGGCAAGGTCTTCTTCTCGGACCGGTTCATCCGCCCCAACTATTCGGCCGACTTGACCGAGCTGAACGGCTCGCTCAGCGCCTTCAGCTCGGTGCCGCCAGGCGGCGCCCCGCAGATGGCCGACCTGGAGCTGACAGGCCGCGCCGAAGGCACCGCCGGGCTGGACATCCGCGGCAAGCTGAACCCGCTGGCCAAGCCGCTGGCCCTGGACATCAAGGCCAAGGTGACCGACCTGGAACTGCCGCCGCTGTCGCCGTATTCCGTCAAGTACGCAGGCCACGGCATCGAGCGCGGCAAGCTCAGCATGGACGTGGCCTACGTCGTGCAGCCCGACGGGCGCCTGACGGCCACCAACAAGCTGGTGCTGAACCAGCTGGAGTTCGGCGAGGCCGTGGCCGGTGCGCCCGCCAGCCTGCCGGTTCAGCTGGCCACCACGCTGCTGGCCGACAGCAAGGGCGTGATCGACCTGGATCTGCCCATCAGCGGCTCGCTGAACGACCCGCAGTTCTCCATCGGCCCCATCATCGTCAAGGCCATCGTCAACATCATCGGCAAGGCGATCACTGCGCCGTTCACGCTGCTGGCGCGCGCGCTGGGCGGCGGCCCGGGCGACGACATGTCGTACGTGGCCTTCGCCCCCGGCAGCAGCGAGCTGAATGCCAAATCGCGCGAGCAGCTCGACAAGATCGCCAAGGCCCTCACCGACCGCCCCGCACTGAAGCTGACGGTGGTGGGCACGTCCAGCCTGGCGGCCGAGCGCGAGGGATACCAGCGCGAACGCCTCAAGGCGCTGGTGGCCGCAGAAAAACGGGCCAATCAAGGCGCAGCGCCCGCTGCGCCAGCGCAAGGCGCTTCGGAATCTGTAGCGGCTAAGCCGTCTTTGCCCGCCAGTGCTGCGACTGCGGCCAGTGCGCCAACGTCGGCGGCATCGGCGGCGTCCGCGCCCGCCAGTCCCAACGCGGTGAGCGATGCCGAATACCCGCAGCTGCTGCGCCGGCTGTACCGCCGCGCCGATCTGCCGGGCAAGCCGCGCAACGCCATCGGCCTGCAAAAAGACATTCCGGTGGCCGAGATGGAAGCGCGGCTCATGGCCCAGATCGACGTGACCGAAGACGCCATGCGCCAGCTGGCCACGCAGCGCGGCGTGGCGGTCAAGGACTACTTGGCCGCGCGCAAGCTGCCCGCCGACCGCCTCTTTTTAGGCGCGGCGCGCAGCGGTGCGCAACCGGCGCGCGGTGCGGCCAGTGCCGCCAGCGCGCCCGAAGCGGCGGCCAGCAGCGCGCCGGGTGCCGACGGCGAAGGCGCGGGGCCGTGGTCGCCACGGGCTGAGCTGAATCTGAGCGCGCGTTAG
- a CDS encoding DUF349 domain-containing protein, with amino-acid sequence MFPFSREPKDPQPEAAAPAPKQAEAHPLDGLTGGVFSAATSGERAQRVRDWLASDPTPEQMQEVYKELSTKDKGAAKALREKLEELRRAKGQEAVAAEWEAKGQALLQAARLNIADSLAWQRDAAKAGAPLSREPLAGLRAQLVDRIKKVEDLQQRVMVQREAAVMLSQRIELLSTKPLADAQAQQTGLASDVEQWRSHARLLLADPQWLSVDVRYPPQLDAAQTQLLAVRDAFVAALDQAAAAAQDKSAPLPSVPVWADELRAARGEPPAAAAVAEEAGAKAAPKPRVDPEQRNAAQKAVEAGVKLLEQAVAAGHTKNMHSATAALRQSLKAHGRLIDDALEARVHATLVSAGELEGWQRWSADKVREQLVAQAEALLSKRKIRGADGASVAANAQANEATTATAEAGAMQAAAVQDVQAPEAPADKVADAAEAAAAPVAAEAALAEPSPNAQANEATTATEEAGALEAAAAQSAATENAAAAADAASAAAESGAESAAAESATSANAQANEATTATEQAGAAEDAAAADRSQRPARPSPADTLEPGYELVPAMGGRKLQDTIRKLRDEWKAADQGGAPNHALWKRFDRAINAAHKHVDEWLGKVRAEAAEHKAQRQALIDEVKAFGAAHAGAGEGADWKAFNRQIHQFSDRWRNAGHLSEKAFAELQGKWKEAIHAAAAPLETAQKHSTARRQGLIAEAEALGAAAQLRIDAVRALQQRWQAEAQAVPLERKHEQRLWDAFRKPLDDAFNRKGAEREKQQAAMSEHDRAVLNAAKALEEANASGDANRIRTAMAALEAATRAQPAPAAAEAPKSEEKTAPAPADGAPAATENAAPADVPASAEPPADASAEASATGGEAADGAAAPAPAAPSAPAKPAKPVVAMRGDDRPGAKRPEAAPAGRGGKFGDRRDGRPGPGGRDARGGPGAGGRGGDRFGDRRDGGRDGGRFGDRGPREDRGPRLGDAAFRAQRDAVEHAQAQLRKLAAQAHGETVTQLIGAWAARQPEQLPSAQELGKGVSGSTRTAWAQAVQAAPQGSASEALLRLEMAADVPTPADQLDARRALQLKLLTRRNDPSPAETWANDAGAVLGTAHDETTARRLQNALKVLMRR; translated from the coding sequence ATGTTCCCCTTCTCTCGCGAACCCAAAGACCCTCAGCCCGAGGCCGCCGCACCCGCGCCCAAGCAGGCAGAGGCGCACCCTCTCGACGGCCTGACCGGGGGCGTGTTCTCGGCCGCCACCTCGGGCGAGCGCGCCCAGCGCGTGCGCGACTGGCTGGCCAGCGACCCCACGCCTGAGCAGATGCAAGAGGTCTACAAAGAGCTTTCGACCAAGGACAAAGGCGCCGCCAAGGCCCTGCGTGAAAAGCTGGAAGAGCTGCGCCGCGCCAAAGGCCAGGAAGCCGTTGCCGCCGAATGGGAAGCCAAGGGCCAGGCCCTGCTGCAAGCCGCGCGCCTGAACATCGCCGATTCGCTGGCCTGGCAGCGCGACGCCGCCAAGGCCGGCGCGCCCCTGTCGCGCGAGCCGCTGGCTGGCCTGCGCGCGCAGCTGGTCGACCGCATCAAGAAGGTGGAAGACCTGCAGCAGCGCGTGATGGTGCAGCGCGAGGCGGCCGTCATGCTGTCGCAGCGCATCGAGCTGCTGTCCACCAAGCCGCTGGCCGACGCCCAGGCGCAGCAAACCGGCTTGGCCAGCGACGTGGAGCAGTGGCGCAGCCACGCCCGCCTGCTGCTGGCCGACCCGCAGTGGCTCAGCGTGGACGTGCGCTACCCGCCCCAGCTGGACGCGGCCCAAACCCAATTGCTGGCCGTGCGCGATGCCTTCGTCGCCGCGCTCGACCAGGCCGCCGCCGCCGCGCAGGACAAATCCGCGCCGCTGCCTTCCGTGCCCGTGTGGGCCGACGAGCTGCGTGCCGCACGCGGTGAGCCGCCAGCGGCTGCTGCCGTGGCAGAAGAAGCCGGCGCCAAAGCCGCGCCCAAGCCGCGCGTCGATCCTGAGCAACGCAACGCAGCGCAAAAGGCCGTCGAGGCGGGCGTCAAGCTGCTGGAGCAGGCCGTGGCCGCCGGTCACACCAAGAACATGCACAGCGCCACGGCAGCGCTGCGCCAATCGCTGAAAGCGCACGGCCGCCTGATTGACGACGCGCTGGAAGCGCGCGTGCACGCCACGCTGGTCTCGGCCGGCGAGCTGGAAGGCTGGCAGCGCTGGAGCGCCGACAAGGTGCGCGAACAACTCGTCGCCCAGGCCGAGGCGCTGCTGAGCAAGCGCAAGATCCGGGGCGCCGACGGCGCCAGCGTCGCCGCCAACGCCCAGGCCAACGAAGCCACGACCGCCACCGCAGAAGCCGGTGCGATGCAAGCCGCTGCAGTGCAGGACGTGCAGGCACCCGAAGCGCCCGCCGACAAAGTCGCTGATGCAGCCGAAGCTGCGGCGGCCCCCGTGGCGGCCGAGGCTGCTCTGGCCGAGCCGTCGCCCAACGCGCAGGCCAACGAAGCGACCACCGCGACCGAAGAAGCCGGTGCGCTCGAAGCCGCTGCCGCCCAAAGCGCTGCTACAGAAAACGCAGCTGCCGCCGCAGACGCCGCCAGCGCTGCAGCCGAGTCTGGTGCTGAATCGGCCGCAGCCGAAAGCGCCACGAGCGCCAATGCGCAAGCCAACGAAGCAACCACCGCGACCGAGCAGGCCGGCGCCGCCGAAGACGCCGCCGCGGCCGACCGCAGCCAGCGCCCCGCGCGTCCCAGCCCGGCCGACACGCTGGAGCCGGGCTACGAGCTGGTGCCCGCCATGGGCGGCCGCAAGCTGCAAGACACCATCCGCAAGCTGCGCGACGAATGGAAAGCCGCCGACCAGGGCGGCGCGCCCAACCACGCCCTGTGGAAGCGCTTTGACCGCGCCATCAACGCCGCGCACAAGCACGTCGATGAATGGCTGGGCAAGGTGCGCGCCGAAGCGGCCGAGCACAAGGCGCAGCGCCAGGCGCTGATCGACGAAGTCAAGGCCTTTGGTGCAGCCCACGCCGGCGCTGGCGAAGGCGCCGACTGGAAGGCCTTCAACCGCCAGATCCATCAGTTCTCTGACCGCTGGCGCAACGCCGGCCACCTGAGCGAAAAAGCCTTTGCCGAGCTGCAAGGCAAGTGGAAGGAAGCCATCCACGCCGCGGCCGCGCCGCTGGAAACCGCGCAAAAGCACAGCACCGCGCGCCGCCAGGGCCTGATCGCCGAAGCTGAGGCGCTGGGCGCCGCAGCGCAGTTGCGCATCGACGCCGTGCGTGCGCTGCAGCAGCGCTGGCAGGCCGAAGCGCAGGCCGTGCCGCTCGAGCGCAAGCACGAGCAGCGCCTGTGGGACGCGTTCCGCAAGCCGCTCGACGATGCCTTCAACCGCAAGGGGGCCGAGCGCGAGAAGCAGCAGGCCGCCATGAGCGAGCACGACCGCGCCGTGCTGAACGCCGCCAAGGCGCTGGAAGAAGCCAACGCCAGCGGCGACGCCAACCGCATCCGCACGGCCATGGCCGCGTTGGAAGCGGCCACGCGCGCTCAACCCGCGCCCGCCGCTGCCGAAGCGCCGAAGTCTGAAGAAAAAACGGCTCCAGCGCCCGCTGATGGGGCGCCGGCTGCTACTGAAAATGCAGCGCCGGCTGATGTGCCCGCGTCGGCAGAACCGCCGGCGGATGCGTCTGCCGAAGCGTCTGCCACGGGTGGCGAAGCTGCCGATGGCGCCGCAGCGCCCGCACCGGCTGCGCCCTCTGCGCCTGCCAAGCCAGCCAAACCCGTCGTCGCCATGCGCGGCGACGACCGCCCCGGCGCCAAGCGGCCTGAAGCCGCGCCCGCTGGCCGCGGCGGCAAGTTCGGTGATCGCCGCGACGGGCGTCCTGGCCCCGGCGGCCGTGATGCGCGCGGTGGCCCCGGCGCAGGTGGCCGTGGCGGCGACCGCTTTGGCGACCGCCGCGATGGTGGCCGTGACGGTGGCCGTTTTGGCGACCGTGGCCCGCGTGAAGACCGTGGCCCGCGCCTGGGTGACGCCGCTTTCCGCGCCCAGCGCGACGCGGTGGAACACGCCCAGGCCCAGCTGCGCAAGCTGGCCGCACAGGCGCACGGCGAAACCGTCACGCAACTCATCGGCGCCTGGGCTGCCCGCCAGCCCGAGCAACTGCCCAGCGCGCAAGAGCTGGGCAAGGGCGTCAGCGGCAGCACCCGCACCGCTTGGGCGCAAGCCGTGCAGGCCGCGCCGCAAGGCAGCGCCTCCGAAGCGCTGCTGCGCCTGGAGATGGCGGCCGATGTGCCCACGCCGGCCGACCAGCTGGATGCGCGCCGCGCGCTGCAGCTGAAGCTGCTCACCCGCCGCAACGACCCGTCGCCCGCCGAAACCTGGGCCAACGACGCCGGGGCCGTGCTGGGCACCGCACACGACGAGACCACCGCGCGCCGTCTGCAGAACGCGCTGAAGGTGCTGATGCGCCGCTGA
- a CDS encoding Fe2+-dependent dioxygenase, producing the protein MLMHIPQVLSPEQVRAMRAAIDAAHWVDGRVTASQQGQRIKNNRQLPENCPVALAQGHVILQALAANARFFSAALPLRTLPPMFNRYSLGETYGLHVDGSVRTIVGTAQRVRTDVSCTLFLSEPDDYDGGDLVVVDTYGVHEVKLRAGDMIVYPSTSLHRVEPVTRGERVASFFWTQSMVRDDGERAMLYELDQTIQKLRARDGETEESLALTGHYHNLLRKWAQI; encoded by the coding sequence ATGTTGATGCACATTCCCCAGGTTCTCAGCCCTGAGCAGGTTCGCGCCATGCGCGCCGCCATCGACGCCGCCCACTGGGTGGACGGCCGCGTGACCGCCAGCCAGCAGGGCCAGCGCATCAAGAACAACCGCCAGTTGCCCGAGAACTGCCCCGTTGCGCTGGCGCAAGGCCACGTGATCCTGCAGGCGCTCGCGGCCAATGCCAGGTTCTTTTCTGCCGCACTGCCCTTGCGCACATTGCCGCCGATGTTCAACCGCTACAGCCTTGGCGAGACGTACGGCCTGCACGTGGACGGCTCCGTACGCACCATCGTGGGCACGGCGCAGCGCGTGCGCACGGACGTGTCCTGCACGCTGTTTCTCAGCGAGCCCGACGACTACGACGGCGGCGATCTGGTGGTGGTGGACACCTACGGCGTGCACGAGGTCAAGCTGCGGGCCGGCGACATGATCGTGTACCCGTCGACCAGCCTGCACCGCGTCGAGCCGGTGACGCGCGGCGAGCGCGTGGCTTCCTTCTTCTGGACGCAGAGCATGGTGCGCGACGACGGTGAGCGCGCGATGCTGTACGAGCTGGACCAGACCATCCAGAAACTGCGTGCGCGCGATGGCGAGACCGAGGAATCCCTGGCGCTGACGGGCCACTACCACAACCTGTTGCGCAAGTGGGCCCAGATCTGA